A window from Chrysemys picta bellii isolate R12L10 chromosome 2, ASM1138683v2, whole genome shotgun sequence encodes these proteins:
- the LOC135981754 gene encoding uncharacterized protein LOC135981754, producing the protein MESSQDRKRAPAWTEREVRDLLAIWGDEAVIAELRSSKRNGKVLEKISKAMKDRGHNRDTQQCRVKIKELRQAYHKAREANGRSGAEPQTCRYYAELHAILGGAATTTPTVCYDSLTGETHREDGSGNEEDDDGGTVGSSQQQGSGETGFPNSQDMFVTLDLEPVTPELTQDPQGTQETSAANVSPSQRLVNIRKRKRRTRDEMFTELQMSAQADRAQQNAWRQSMTEMRKAQYEREERWRAESREEQSKWRAEDDRWRQLADRRQEAMLRLLEHQTDMLERMVELQERQQEQRPPLQPLCNQQPSSPSSIASSPRRPRTRWGGLRPPSHSTPDDRPSIRRLAFNKS; encoded by the exons atggagtcctcccaggatcgcaaaagagctccagcatggaccgaacgggaggtacgagatctgctcgccatatggggagatgaagcagtgatagctgaactccgtagcagtaaaagaaatggaaaagtattagaaaagatctccaaggccatgaaggaccgaggccataacagggacacacagcagtgccgcgtgaaaattaaggagctacggcaagcttaccacaaagccagagaagcaaacggaaggtccggggcagagccgcaaacttgccgctactacgcggagctgcatgcgatcctagggggtgcagccaccactaccccaaccgtgtgctatgactctctcactggagaaacacacagggaagacggttcggggaacgaggaagatgacgatggaggtactgtaggtagctcacagcagcaaggaagcggagaaaccggtttccccaacagccaggatatgtttgtgaccctggacctggaaccagtaacccccgaactcacccaagaccctcagggcacacaggagacctctg ctgcaaatgtttctccttcgcagaggctcgtgaacattagaaagagaaaacgtaggacgagggacgagatgttcacggagctgcagatgtccgcccaggctgatagagcacagcagaatgcgtggaggcagtcaatgacggagatgagaaaagcccaatatgaacgagaggagaggtggcgggctgaatcgcgggaagaacagagcaagtggcgggctgaagacgataggtggcgtcagcttgcagacagacggcaagaggcaatgctccgtctgctggagcatcaaactgatatgctcgagcgtatggttgagttgcaggaaaggcagcaggagcagagaccgccgctacagcccctgtgtaaccaacagccctcctccccaagttccatagcctcctcacccagacgcccaagaacacggtgggggggcctccgtccacccagtcactccaccccagatgatcgcccaagcatcagaaggctggccttcaataagagttaa